AGGGCAGTGAGCAGCAACCTCGTGGTGGTGATGCTCATGCTAGTTCCAATAATGCCAATAGTGCCGAGACAGCAGCCGAGTCCGGAGAAGCACCTCCGGCCCCAGCTGAGCCAATGGAGACCGAAGCTACCCCAACTTCTGCATAGTTCTGTAGATTAGTGTTTTGCCATTTTCATGATTTTTATGCTGCAAAGAAATCGTTTCCCATGTATAAGAAACACTTTCTCCTTTCTGCCTGAGACACTTATTATGGTGGGGCTAACAACGGTAAGGGGATCAAATGGATGGTTGGTGGCATGTCAGACTTCATCATATGTAAAGCCAATTTTATTTGGTGATCTTCCAGGTTTTACTACTATTAAGTGGGTCTCTGGAATCCGGATTTTTTTTAGGGGGGTTTTTAAGAGAGATTtgttacttattttttttttacttttgtctGCTCCTTTGTTGTTTGGGATGAAGGGGATCAGACCTTTACTTTTTCCTAAGTGTCTTTGTGCTGTCGCTCATGAGTCTCATCGTTATATTTGGTATATTTTTTTCCCTTCTAGAACTATTTATTTCGTTTTTCAAATGAAATGTAATACTGCATTGCAATGAGTTCCAATATGCCTCTATACATGTGCATGGTCTACTCACTTCATAATCATCCTTGACGAATCAATGTCGCCTTTCCCACTTTCTCAATTCCTAAATGGTTGGCATAGTTAACAAATAATTTCCTTTGATGCGTTTGCACTCAATCGTATAAAAACTAGGAAAAAGAAAACTGAATAACTTAAACCAATTGATCTATCCATTCATACTAAACTCAGACAAATACTCATTTGAGGTTGTGTAAAATGAGCTTCTGATGAAAATTGTGCTCCCTGAAAGAAATTGACGCAGCCGATGGCAAGTGGCAACCAATCTCACTTAAAAGAAATTAGAAAGCTAAGTGAACCATGAAATAGTTATTGTACCATACTAGACACAACATTAACAATCTTCATAGCATTAACAATATTTATTGCCTCAGAAAATAAAATGGGGGGCCAAAAGGCTCTCAAATATTAAGTAACATGCTAACTGAAACTATAAAATGATACATCACCCACTGGCATTCTCAGCAGAGTCGTCAATctcctcatcatcatcatcatcaccacctTGCTGTATCTTCTCAATCTCAGCCTGTGCTCTCTCAATGATCTGCCTTCTCTGCACCTCCAAATCTCTTTGGAAATCCATTctcatcttctctagctcggccaTCTGCTGTCTTTTACTGTCTTCTATCTTCTCATATATCTCCCCAAATTTATGGATAGTATTAGCAAGCAATCCAAATGAAGACCCTTCATCGCAGTCGTTGTCCCTTCCAGATCTTCTCTTTTTTGGCGGAAGCCCATCTGAGTCATCACTTCCTTCGGATTCTGAGTTCCCGGGACTATCCCTCATTTCATCTAACCCATTAGCACAGTTCAAATACACCCTGGGATTCATGAAAACATACTCTCCCGAATCCATCCCACAAGAAAGTCCAGGCTGCTGATTAGCAGTCGATAATAAAAGATCCATCTTTTTGAAATAACTCCATTTGCTAGTTCCACCCATACTTGAGTTAGCCTTCTCTTTTTTGTACTTCTTCTTCAAGGTATCAAGACGATTGCGACATTGGGTATCTGTCCTATCAATCTTTGACACCTCAGATACTTTCTCTGCAACCTCTTGCCATTCCTCAGACCGAAGGCTCTTCTTTCCACGTTGAAGAAAGCGTTCGCCCCAAGCATCTAACAGAACAAACGTTTCCCTCTCTGTCCAATCTGTGAGTGAACTCCGACCACCAAATGATACTCTTGCCGTAGAGGCCGTTGCAGCTGATGGTGGTGCTGATGGCACACGAGGAGCAAACTCATAACTCGAAACTAAACTTATCAACTTTCGCTTTTTGGGGTGTCTCTGCAAATCTTCATCGTCATTCTTTCTACCATAACCTTGTCGTTTATCATGATCTTCATCCTCAGCCTCATCATTCTcgtcgtcctcctcatcctcatgctcctcctcgacatcatcatcgtcattgtcttcatcgtcACCAACATTTTTGTCCACTGGTGGATACCCATTATTTTGACCATTGTCGTTGTCATCTTCTTCCTCTCCTAGTTCGtcatcttcatcttcctcttcatcgtCCTCATCAACATACTGATCACCAACTGGTCTAGAATATGGACCACTCTGAACAGGGAGCTTTTGGCGATGGGAAGAACCATAGCCCTGATGGTGGTTTCCCCCATAAGGATTTGGTGGGTACCTTGCATCATCTTCGGTGTCATCCATGTAAAGCTCGAAAATTGAGTAGGCCCACCAAAACACTCGAGGTGAACACCAAATCCTAACAAAAAATTATAACCCTAAAAAACTTTTTACCCTCGACATCCAAACTGCAATTCATTCATTCATCTCCATGAATCAACACCAGCACCCAGTAACTTTTGTCACCCTGATTTCAAGAGGATTATTCAATTCTGACCTAGATCAACAAGGCCATCAAATCTTCTATCTCATAACCTAAAATCAGAAAGAGAAACAAAACCAAACCCTCAATTTAAAATTCTCAAAGAACCATTTTTCTTATCACACCTATCAAATAAgtaaatcataaaaaataaaaattaaaaactacttttatttattgaattagcATACTCGTGtcagaaaaaaaaatcattaaatgattatttattcAAGTTCAAACATAACAATACAAGATTATGATTCTTACCTCATAGAAAAAGCTCAAGCTGAAttgaaaattgtaaaaaaaaaaaaactcgccAAAATATCCTCGATTTAATCGCATTCCAAATTCATGAATAAAAACCTAGAGCCCTAAATTTTATTGGCAACTGAAAAGAAATCATCTCTCTCGAGTTTAGACCTGAGCACTGAGCGAGGAGAAAAGAAAGTGCGAGGAACAACGTTTCGGGATAAAAGACGACGACTACTAAAATGCGCCGGTGTGTAATAATTGGGCCACGCCCAAATAATAATTGGGCCTATGCTTAATGTAGCCCAAATACACAATTTATTTTTAACAAACACAAATACACAATTTGAATCATAAGTTACACTGTACCTTCTTTTTTTTGGGGATTTTTTTGAAAACTATCCACTTTTATCTTTCATTGATTATAaagttacatattttttttttataatttatattagtTTACATTTTTGGCTTGTAGTTTACATTTCAAAACCTGGTGTTTTATATTTCAAATGATTGTGCTTTATATTTCAAAACCTACAAATGATAAAATAGACAATGTAATTAGAAAAGTGAGTATTCATTAATAGTTTTAAAATTCTGGGTTAAAATAGAAGGGGCTAACTAGATTTGGGTACTGCatgtaatttcttttttcttttttgtgtgttctttttaaattatttttattggttttaaatacatccttcatttttttaaaactatttttttcaaatatattatTTGACCTACAAAATTatcataatattataatatagagaaattgATGTGAATGACCTAATTTTGTAACTAAGGATAAAAAGGCTTTTTTTCCCAAATTATAATACATGTAGACTCTTGCCCTCAaaattttttgtttggataaaaaaTATCCTTGGACTATAGAAACTATTGAAAATACATCATTTTGTTACATTTCGTCCAAAATATTTAACGGTTGGCTGATGTGGCAAATCAACATAGCATTTTTCTCATGAACTATAACACTTGCAGACTTTTTCCCCCTAAATTATGACATCTTGGTAAAAATACCCCTCAAACAATGAAAattgttaaaaataatatttttgtccgaaaaaaattaacattaataagtATACTAAGGGTTTATTAAAGTACTCTAATATTTTTCTATCAAAAAAATTAACACTAATACATTATAAATGTATATTGtataatatatgatatataattatattattaaaaaataaaaataataccaattaaaaataaaattgtctAACACCATAACAACTAAAAAAGTAACATCACCTAATAAAGAATCAACTTTTGAATAACAAGTCATCCTAGTTTGGAAATTTCACGGTATATGCTTAATAGTATACCCTATTTCATCTATATGACAAATTTAATAGGTATCCCAAATATATGTCATTTTGTATAATTTTGACAATAATGTCATTTTCATTAATCTTTtcgtagcacccacattatttttatataatatagctaataatcacatgattgcattgcattacatatcatgcAATATGtgtaatttgagcatatgcatattcttataagtgttttcatgtataagtataaaagttgtgtatatgatattatgatgtctatgtgtatgttcaatattattaaccttgtgatGTTTGAGTtatcttttatgggtgtttgatgtgctcgaGATATAAGAAATGATGGAAAATATGGACAAGAcatgaaatcaagtgagaaaagtgagatatagaatgCAAAATATGTTAAgcggtgaaaaatagtacaatgtcgactACTAGTATTTCAGTGTAAAATTAAGTATTAgtggatttaccaaatataattgagatatgattaaggtctcattgatgaagtaaaaatggttttagaaccattagatcaagtgATTGACCCAAAatgagtatgttttaaaaatttataactcgcaagcgcatgaatcgtatatgaagtatagtgttcgtgtaagcatgagatcgaaatcaaaggagttgtctaaaataaaaaaagaaactattttaaacaaaaattaataaattctaacctaactccaaagattaatgagatttaatgtcatgaacataaaataaaatatttaaaataaagctatttaagataatgaaaataaaccaataatgatttgaaaataagtattaaaatgaaagattattaagatactagaatccacaaaatgtaagtttaataatacttattagtatattgattcttaagttttagtgatagtaaaactatcattttccaaatagatttataattttaagcacaaactatttctaaaaagataggatttttcttcacttttcaaaaaagtataatttaaaagtatttaatgtgaatcaacctaatgaaataacaaaaaatcaaataacattatttataaggcaaaacataatatttttgttctaagcattggatgtatacattttaatgacacatcttacacaaagaatattatgttttgcaaaatgaagaacaaagtgcaatattatctaacaatccaaattatgagatattaaagataaaagacatatatgaagaagaaaaatccataaactttgttgcattacaagggaaatcaacatacaacataaatattatctagttacaagttgcttcatcatgatcttaataatcttatgaaaaagattagaagcacataactagaatataaattacaaaataaataaaatacatacttgaaaatgctcttgaaaaacaccaaaatggaagagagaatggtagaaagaagatggcaacaaaaaattaagcacataaaatagtcttgaaattacatatttatagccaaaatgagattattaaaataattaattaaatttattagattaattaaattagttataatatggaaaatagaggtaaattgtaggagtaatgatgatttttgagtaaaatgttgtagaaaaattgggtaaaaatggCATTTTAGGGACAAGGACAAGGGGACAAATGATGGGCTAAGGGAAATTGTTGGTGGCTTGGTGGGTGTGGCAGTCGGCTGGGCAGGAGGCTTTGGGAGGCTGGGTCAAGTGGGCTGGAAGGTTGGGCCGAAGGGGTTGGCTGGCCGGGAGGAGGCCTGAGTGGGCCTGGGACTTCGGCTGGGCAGGAGGCCTGAGTGGGCCTAGGATGGCTGCTGGTGGCAGGTGGGCCGCACGGGTTGGGACTGGAGGCAGTTGTTGGGAGCGTGGGCCTGGGCTGGGCTGGGCTTCGGGCCTAGGTAGCTTCTCTTTCCAGTTTTGCCATTTTTTTTTCCatacttttcaaagcccaaaaatgtAATAAATTCCCTACACAATAAACATAAAAtgaatcataataaaatattttcaactataaaataaatcaagttaattatttgaaaatattaattataactcaatttatatttaacatttaagttcaataatacaacatttttttacctcaaattaaacaataataattcaaataattaactacaacattttacaacaaaataaatataaaaacatacaaaaatatataaaatcaaaataaaccaataaattcaaaattacttaaaagcttaataaattaattaaaaactcaaagactaagcaacaattagaataaaaaatgtggtgaaataactctattttgtagagttatcatcaaGTCATGATGGGAgttatacataatcagtggtgttgacgcaaagtcaaaacgagcttagcataagtgcgctacgctcaatcgggtaagcataactattgggtatgaactcatatggaTCTAAGGTTTGGTTTGAGTGTTTCACACATAAGGAGAATAGGCCTAGCATATGaataagtcgaaattattgaagtgataaggttttcataagtcaaaaagtgaaatgataaggtgaaaggtgtcaaattttaaTACAATAAGGCCAAGtcattgaaaataaaggattgccatcaaccttatcactttccacgaccaagactctgaaaaacaaagagaaaagaaaaccaaaaaccatttatTGGCTGGCTTGAAGAGATTCTAAGGAGATCAAAGTGAAATAAAATCtaaagaagtggattaagcttagttatgacatttttatggtaagttcttgtacttggaagttgtTGACTGCGATTTTGGCCAATGAcgaatagacgtcaaaactatagtaaatcttcaagagaaaatacgacactgataattttatagtggttcagccccaatttattggtaatagctaTCCaattggagttgtgatatatagatctacacttaagatcagatgaacttgtgtcaactgagtttctcaagtgtaagtagaaaaatacagagtttctctctctaaagaatacaatctttctctctctaatctctcttAGAAAATTCCTAAAGAAtgcccaaagtctcaaaactagagagtttttttcAGTctcaaaagatcagatccccataaatgatgccatgagccatttatttataggctcatggatcgtacatcagatatatccctttgaccgggtccttggttcttctaacagactttaattaataaaatataaatgaatttaaattacaataatatagctattattctgggatatctTAGAGATTCtcgcggcagttgagaatgattcgggttgaagctgttactgaggcttttCTGAAGAATCACTAGATGGTAACatctgagattctgatccgtggaccaaccaaatccatccccgaagtgactgatcggccaagacaactcaccggtcaacataggcaagcacctctagcacacctctggtcggtataggcaaagcactcctctagcacacctctggtctagcatgacacatctctggtctagcatgacatatttctagtctagcatgacacatttttggtctagcaaaacaaatgactggtcggccaaaatactccactggtcggccagaacattttactggtcagtcaaaaatctttaccggtcggacaaaaattctacctggtcagccaaatcacttccaaaccagataaataattttcatgaccagtaatatcacaactccgaagagccaatacatttattgactattaatgtgccatttactgaccatgcattgccacttgtcacttttgattgccacgtcattgaactgAAATTTCGGGGATAACATTTGCTCCCccaaagtttattatatgatttactcgtatgataaaatttttctctagcaaaatgtttttgaggtcatccaaaagcttccatcagatcagtaactttcacttttgtagtaaacccacggTTGAACTTTTCTTATGAATTCttcaaattccattttttgatctTATTGTAGTACCCCATGAGTAAGAAAAACATGTTTGTGTCCTATGCCCTTGAGATTTGTTGTCCCCTCGAAAATAATTTATTGGGAAAGCATGTATATGGCCGATCGGTCATCTTCTTTGAGAATCACCAAGGGCACCATAAACATGCCCCCCAAGCCGCTCGGGTATGCCACCATCTGCTCGAATGTAATGGCACCATCACTCGGACACCAGGGCACCATCACTCTGACACTCTTCCATCTGTTCGGACACCACAAGAAGAGCTCAGATGCACGCCATCTACTCGGACCAGCGCCCAGCCGATCGGACACTTTTCCAGCTCCTCGGACGCACGGCCCAGCCGCTTGGGCGTGTGCCTGCTCGAATGGCTAGCCAATGTCTCCTCGGACACCTCTCGTTGGCTTCTTGGATGGCAGCCCTCGGACGCGGACCCTCGGAAGTACCAGTCTCCTCGGACGCACCAGGCTTCTTGGATGGCAGCCCTCGGACGCGGACCCTCGGAAGCATCGGGCTCTTTGGCGTGGCCTCCTCGGATGCAATAGGCCTCTTGGATGCACGACCCAGCTGCTCAGATGCACACGCCCACCAATTGGACATGCCCATCCGCTCGGACGCACACACCCACCAATCGGATACATGCCCCCATCCGCTCGAACGCGCACGCTCATAAGTCTTTGGACTTGTAAAAAAAATGGTTCATGCTTTTTAGGCACCAACATTTTTTTGCTTATTATTGTTGCCCTCATACATGTTTATCTGgggaataaaaaatatttttactacttagaaaatattttactgggtagtaaatattttttcttagCATTGATTGACttatgtttgtttggttcactctagggactcatcactgttagtcatgctcaacaccgagcagtagactataatgagctggtcaaggtcttgaatgatcaattggtggaagcccaggcaaagattgatgtgcctgcctctcctgctctatcaCTCCGACCAGAGAAGGTCCTGGATGTTGACGATGGTGTTAACCAGTCAGGGTCTAGTTTATCCGACCAATAGACACTCTTAGCTGACCTGAGAGCTTCCTATCCATCAACAAAGTTTCCTACTCAACCAGTGAAACGTgctcagccgaccagggaagttgtatctgttcTCCTGACCAGGAAAACTTTACACCTGACCAGCTAAACTTTGATCTGGCTAGTAGTGTactcttttttcttatacttttgtgaagacaacTGCTGCTAAgtaactttgatatttttcttgTATGGTTAAGATGTTGCCATTTATACTTTAGTTTTCTTCGCTAACTTGAAACAtgctaagtctttttagacttaaaacattataagttttttgtgaatagtaaagtcactctgatgtatgccttatattgtCACATGaatacttagttttctaacttagaaattctagacatttcataagtccctactaagtatactttctcacactcttattgctctaacattttatgaacataatgtttattatcacacgaatatctgcttctaacttgaaattttaaaaaattccaagttacttaatttttgtcaaacaagttagcttaatgccctttttggacttcgaaaatttacaaattagcctaaaaacagatatcttaactcgtgctattatttcctgtgttaaattatttaccagtataccccatgtgccccccaagtgatcgagggttgaaagatccttagtcacttgctacttgaccgtatctgttcgagcagttaatttgtaacgccctggttatcccagaaccgttacggtgaaccggaaatttgacccgctacccgagtcctttggttaaaaacgtgttctaagtgttattaacaggctaaggtgaaaaaccaacaaaaaggaaatgatatgttttatttaatacataaaactgttcatgggcccacaagaacatttacaagttatttacaactaaaaaaaaagtcattattgtttcaaaattacaaacccgccgacctaagcggcaaaaatagggtaaaccccctagtttctctgagaactccttggccgtggtggtcaagcggccgcatatgtacacatcaccacctaagctctccactcaaggttgggtgagcttttctttccctttacctgcaccacatagcacccatgagccaaagtccagcaagaaaacacagtattgtatgtaaacattatcaaatgattatcattatgatcacacagagcttatagctcttaaacagataagtgaatatcacttgaggttctagaaaaatcatactgggtgactgacaagcaagtcactaatttaaacagaaaagtggctgctaggtaagccactagccttaataAGACAATAGACTGATAGGTAAGCCTCTAACtcaaacagaagagtggctgctaggtaatccactagccttaaacagacgaGAGAGTGATAGGTAagttgctaggtaagccactagccagTGACTaataggtaagtcacacaagcgcttataatattcatcgaacttaaggtcgctccggcattaatgctctttgagtcatccaatgcagatatcgattagatctaatctttattggcttgcgttgaacacgctaaggccgtcctgacttatgagtcagtaccgtgtgaccagtgcccagaaccattgccgaacctgactaatgagtcacagcttcacagttgatactgataCCTTTGCcacttctgactaatgagtcagtaccatgcacaagtgagcaaggttcactaagcattcaataatcaatccatgtccacatttacacaatcaacatacctcaagaatagtcatgcatgtcacatacggggtgcagttttcgtacctcagattcgagctagaatgattagaagaacaacccttgagaacagtctagcttttagtcctttagcggtcacctaatcacaacacaatataggatatcatcaataaaatgataatcaagggttcccaaaccaatatctatcctccgagacatcaatccccactaatccgggtagtaggagtgatcctgaggcctaaaaccatgttcccggggccaaaacactcaaacgggctcaaccttGCTCAAAGGCTGCGGCCCTGGCATCAAGGGCCGCGGTCCCCAGTCACCTCTGAaacaagggccgcagcgcctagCAGGCACAActtccccacctgcttcttcaagcaagggccgcgactctccaagaacagagccgcggcacCCAACCCAGAACACGCCCAAATCGtcctccaacatcccaaagcctccaaaatcatgcctaaacattaccaaattatcaaagcaaagttcccaagcttcccaatgctccaaaaccatcaaaacccaaggttcaaccGAGCCAAAAAATCaatgattcacaaagtccaattcaaagtttagaaactctaaaaactcaaaactttaaacttagattaccttcgattgggttttTTCTCGTCAAATcattcggtcaagaagcttctaatctttcctaggattgctatgcctcaatcctcgcctgattctgactcctagaactcaagatatcttcaaaaacgcttcgaacggtgaaaatgaactaacggggaagaacgagaggttttctaacgtacgttctatctgacaagctacttcaagcttaagtaacctcaaataaaacctagtgctcggggtcccaaaaacctccccggggacattatagtcaaaacttccagaatttcaccctaatctcaataactcccaatttatcatcaaataaacattcttattacccaataattgaccccgttatgacaaaaccgctaatccactaaataggatcgtctcatgccaaatagctcgaatatatctccataataatggaatctcattcacaaatcacatcatgcacccaaatacacaaatttaccctcaatgggccaaattatcaaaacgtCATATTATtccaaatgtggacccacatgcatgcatataacatcatattataatataattcacataaacatgcatatattcatttaatggcgtaattaaacagttatggccttcccggcctactaaaccgccactaaaccacatcagagaattcagggcattacataattactcgtgaaacatatagaatatatggaaaatatttgagcagttgaacactgtttgAACGTAtcgactagttgaacactgtccgattttaccgaccaattgaacactgttcgaataattaacacacatgcacatttgtagcaagaatcgaccacgatgagcgtagtctcttttattactcgaaaaaaaggacaaaacgtgtctaataacgagtcttaaacaacaaaaattgttcgaaaataaatgactggttagcaaataatcagctcataaaccaaatttaaataacaagttaaacaacttgaaattaaactaccactctgaaagcggtatttagtgataatatatcctccgatgctcgccattccaatggTTATTGATCAAGCTTCGTTCACccaatctgatcctagcactctaGCTCATGTCAAAGTATCTGGGCATACCTCTCCCCTTGCTTTGTTATTATCCTCAGCCAAgtagtgtggacctccacatatagtgtctaaggtaaagtccataggtccaggttgcaagggtggagatctttgtcgtttgaacccagaattgttgctgcctccttctccttgaggtgtctctgcccggtactttctcaacttgcacgaccggagaagaaattctatctcgtccttgaagtgattgcattcattcgtgtcgtgaccataatctccatggaaatgacaaaacttattcatgtctctcttactcatctctttcctgatgggtggaggtttcttgtagggaacctcttcatgactagcaagatatatttcctcTCAGC
This genomic interval from Humulus lupulus chromosome 8, drHumLupu1.1, whole genome shotgun sequence contains the following:
- the LOC133795944 gene encoding trihelix transcription factor ENAP1-like, encoding MDDTEDDARYPPNPYGGNHHQGYGSSHRQKLPVQSGPYSRPVGDQYVDEDDEEEDEDDELGEEEDDNDNGQNNGYPPVDKNVGDDEDNDDDDVEEEHEDEEDDENDEAEDEDHDKRQGYGRKNDDEDLQRHPKKRKLISLVSSYEFAPRVPSAPPSAATASTARVSFGGRSSLTDWTERETFVLLDAWGERFLQRGKKSLRSEEWQEVAEKVSEVSKIDRTDTQCRNRLDTLKKKYKKEKANSSMGGTSKWSYFKKMDLLLSTANQQPGLSCGMDSGEYVFMNPRVYLNCANGLDEMRDSPGNSESEGSDDSDGLPPKKRRSGRDNDCDEGSSFGLLANTIHKFGEIYEKIEDSKRQQMAELEKMRMDFQRDLEVQRRQIIERAQAEIEKIQQGGDDDDDEEIDDSAENASG